Proteins encoded in a region of the Panicum hallii strain FIL2 chromosome 3, PHallii_v3.1, whole genome shotgun sequence genome:
- the LOC112885815 gene encoding uncharacterized protein LOC112885815, with product MSMSANLTKKNHSLLGVCGAVFANSSFIWAPDFAICRAGRPHRLGPSRQSRPTTRKQLAETRRKQENEGFPSLHQMSASNQMTTTQRPAWLKQHPMRTERCLPASPRLSCRDPIDLHLPCLASYKAPSSRHIPNRAQLLALPETAAIFVDLQVPVELKMGDKTKTSWPEVEGLPAAAAKHKILADRPDVHVVVLPVGSVVTTDYDIKRVRVFINRAGNVAEVPKVGSCQR from the exons ATGTCCATGTCTGCCAATCTTACAAAAAAAAATCATTCTCTTCTAGGAGTTTGTGGAGCCGTGTTTGCAAATTCGTCGTTTATATGGGCGCCGGACTTTGCAATTTGCAGAGCCGGCCGTCCACACAGACTTGGTCCAAGCAGACAGTCGCGTCCGACAACCCGCAAGCAGCTAGCAGAAACCCGGAGAAAGCAAGAGAACGAGGGGTTTCCCTCTTTGCACCAAATGTCAGCTTCAAACCAAATGACGACGACGCAAAGGCCCGCATGGTTGAAGCAGCATCCGATGCGAACTGAAAGATGCCTGCCTGCAAGTCCCCGTCTCAGCTGCCGTGATCCCATCGATCTACATCTACCTTGCCTGGCCTCCTATAAAGCACCAAGCTCCAGGCACATACCAAACCGTGCTCAGCTCCTCGCTCTCCCTGAAACTGCTGCCATCTTCGTCGATCTGCAGGTTCCGGTCGAATTAAAAATGGGCGACAAGACTAAGACGTCGTGGCCGGAGGTGGAGGGGctgccggccgcggcggcgaagCACAAGATCCTTGCGGACCGGCCGGACGTGCATGTCGTCGTCCTGCCCGTCGGCTCCGTCGTGACCACTGATTACGACATCAAGCGCGTCCGCGTCTTCATCAACCGGGCCGGCAACGTGGCAGAGGTCCCCAAAGTCGG ATCGTGCCAGAGGTGA
- the LOC112885814 gene encoding nicotinamide adenine dinucleotide transporter 1, chloroplastic: MPGDVATSPAPPPSSASSSSSSQHHHHQGPASARGLLCHAVAGASAGVVAATFVCPLDVIKTRFQVHGCPKLATGTIGGSVIIGTLQQIAQREGFRGMYRGLSPTILALLPNWAVYFTVYEQLKSLLSSNDGSHQLSLGANVVAASCAGAATSIVTNPLWVVKTRFQTQGIRAGPILYKGTLAALRRIAHEEGIRGLYRGLVPALVGVSHVAIQFPAYEKIKAYLAERDNTTVEALSFGDVAVASSLAKVAASTMTYPHEVVRSRLQDQGAHSEARYKGVIDCIRKVYYKEGVAGFYRGCATNLFRTTPAAVITFTSFEMIHRFLLDLLPPAPEPHIQPLKH; this comes from the exons ATGCCGGGCGACGTTGcgacctcgccggcgccgccgccttcgtcagcgtcctcgtcctcgtcctcgcAGCACCACCACCATCAGGGCCCCGCATCCGCCCGCGGGCTCCTGTGTcacgccgtcgccggcgcctCCGCTG GTGTGGTGGCGGCGACGTTCGTGTGCCCTCTCGATGTCATCAAGACGAGGTTCCAGGTGCACGGCTGTCCCAAGCTAGCCACAGGCACAATTGGAG GTAGTGTAATTATTGGGACCTTACAACAGATTGCTCAACGGGAAGGTTTTCGGGGAATGTATCGTGGCCTCTCCCCGACTATTCTGGCGCTTTTGCCAAACTGGGCG GTCTATTTTACTGTATATGAGCAGCTCAAAAGCCTGCTTTCTTCCAATG ATGGAAGTCACCAACTCTCTTTAGGGGCAAATGTTGTTGCTGCATCATGTGCAGGAGCTGCAACGAGTATTGTAACAAATCCACTTTGGGTTGTGAAGACAAGATTTCAG ACCCAAGGAATAAGAGCCGGGCCAATCCTTTATAAAGGTACTCTTGCTGCCTTGAGAAGAATAGCACATGAGGAGGGCATACGTGGACTATACCG tgGTCTGGTCCCTGCCTTGGTTGGTGTCAGTCATGTTGCTATTCAGTTCCCTGCATATGAGAAGATTAAAGCTTATCTGGCGGAGCGAG ATAATACTACTGTTGAAGCATTGAGTTTTGGTGATGTTGCTGTTGCTTCATCTCTGGCTAAAGTAGCTGCATCAACTATGACATATCCTCATGAG GTTGTTCGTTCAAGGCTGCAAGACCAGGGAGCACACTCGGAGGCTAGATACAAAGGTGTAATAGACTGCATCAGAAAGGTTTATTACAAAGAGGGCGTGGCTGGCTTCTACCGTGGATGTGCCACAAATCTGTTCCGGACAACCCCTGCTGCAGTGATAACTTTCACCAGCTTTGAGATGATCCACAGGTTCCTCCTTGATCTACTCCCTCCTGCACCTGAACCGCACATCCAACCACTGAAGCATTGA